The sequence below is a genomic window from Ananas comosus cultivar F153 unplaced genomic scaffold, ASM154086v1, whole genome shotgun sequence.
aaaaataatgataagagtcttgtaatcaagataaAGAGTGTAGATCttattcaaaatagtttatagaattttctaattaaaatttaattgatttcgATATCCTTACACCACTAAAGGAGAAAACGTCTTATATTAACcattgaaattataaatattgaaacctttgatcattaggctaaTAATGTCGAACAAATTTAAATGTTtgtttttagatacttcaagtggtgtagatcatattcaacagtgtCGATCATAAATTTGAAAGCTcgatatttgaaaataaataagtgACAACAGAGCCTATTTACTATTAATAACGTTCcaactaaactctctctctctcacacacacactctctctctctatatatatacaccaactAAAAGATGTTAATTATAACCAAGTTActtgagagagatttattttgattaatttacaCCAAATTgttaattagtaaatatttttcttatttgtttatttataagaGCACACCCATAATACTAAGTCTAGTCATACACAAGTaaccaactaattaattatttttgacatCGTCATCCTAATTATGTGTTCAAATTGTCCCAAGCAatatccaaaaccctaaccccctCATGCACTAATGGATCCATCACACAAATTAAGCCCACACATAAATTGGGAACttaggatgcaaatggatctgggTTGGTGGAGACCCTAACCCAATCCATCCGGAATAGAGCAGTAAGTAGGAGccaaacatattaaaaaaacaaCTCATCCTGAATCCGCACCAATCCGCTCAAAAATGTGCGAAAAATTTGCTTTCGTCAGACTTGCCCTGAATGGAGCAGTAAGTAGTTGATGCTAACTATTTATCTCCAAAGTTCGAgttgttagaaatatgcaatcaattcatttaaagTATACAGATACTGAATCCACTGGTTTTAATTGTGATTCGGCCCAATCCGCCTCAAGTCATTTTTAGCTAGCGTAACTCGTCACAACCCAGCCTCACACTACAGGACAGTATATACTGGCCCCTTTAAGCCAACATGAAGAAAAATCGGATAAAATCCAACCGACACCAAATCCGGCCCAGCTTGCCAAACTtgggatccgccccgtttgcattcCTAGACACAAAGCTCTATAAATACCAACTTTGTATACTCCTCGTTAATACCTCATGCACTCTTCATACAAAGTAAAGCAATCCAATAACTAACATTAGTGATCCAAACTCTTTATTTCTCTTGCCCTAATACACATATCACAATGCCTTATAACCGCATCCAAAGCTTCAACTACtactcaccaccaccaccaccacctcctcctccttctcctccttctccaccacctcctcctccttctcctccttctccgccgccactgccgccgccgccaacatCGCCACCACCATCGCCACCCGTGGTCGTCATCGTGTGCGTCTCGATCGGCGGGCTCTTCTTCCTCGCGTTCCTCGCGGGCGCGCTCTTCTGCTTCAGGAAGAGGCTGAGGAAGggggtggcggaggaggcgcAGGCGGTCGCGGTGGTCGAGCATGTCCGCGTCCACGAGGAGATCGTTCCCGGCCCCTGCGGCGAGCCGGAAGTCGTGGCGGTGTCCGTCGACGAAGATATCGAAGTCGTGGAGATTGTCGAGAAGAGCGACGCCATCGTCGAGGGCGAGTACTCCGGCCTCGCGTTCGGTCGGAAGCCGCCGGAAACTTCTGGTGGCTCCCCTATTCATAAAGGATAACTTTGCATGCAATATATACATTTATAcataagctagggttttgcatgcatgcatgcaaataATATATGCTCAAAAAAATGTTTGGAAAATTAAATAAGTAAGGAGATCCCTCAATTATAGTCCATTTTCAAATGTAGCCTCAATTGAATTACACATTTTGTTGAAATTAAGAGCTTTAATTTGTTAGGAATCAGCAATTTTATCAACAAAAAGTGGATAATTAATGTTGAGAAATTTACCATATATAATAAACTTaattaacaacaaaataattaaaagttggAGAGGCTATTTCAAAGTGGCCTATAATTGAGAGGGTCTCTGCGCATTTTTACCTAAAAGTTTACGTGAAATGgtgcaaatttaattaattagtcgtgtgttcaaaaaatatatcaagtgTTGTTAATTAAGGTTTGGACGTGTTTAATTTTATTGCTTGTTTAATTGTTTGTATTGATTCTTTTGGAATGTATAATTTATGTTCAAATGGgataattaagttaattaagttGTTTTTCCCTCGTAATTTTTTGGCTTTATAGTGATGTAAACTTAATTTCTTGTTTTCCTTTtcatgacaattttttttttttttaaaatagcatAGAGTTGTTTTTACCTCGCATTTTTTGCGCATAGAGTTAGATTTTGCTGCTCGTGCTCCCACCCCCGATTCATTACGAATGGGGCGGTAAGTGAgaactagggatgcaaacggatccgggttggtggagctcccgccccgatctgTCTCGACGGGGgaagtaaatgggagaaaataaacggattcggggcaggaaatgGGGTAAATTTTACGATTCGAGACGGATTCGGGACAGAAAATgtgagaaattttgacccgccccgaatTCGCCCTGCCATGATCCATCCCGAATCCGCCTcgaaaatcatttatatttttaaaaatattcttaaaaaataatgtatttacaaaaaaagttcAAGTTAGTACTCTTATTACTAatgtatttaaaacttttgaattttattttgaattgtgattgatattttttatttttataattaatattattaaattatatatataatatttattaaaaattattaatttataatttataaaatattaataatattataattttataaaaaatattagttggcggagCAGATTCagggcgccggcgggaggcaGGTTACGAGGtggggcggattatgggatgtattttttaacccgtcacggattcggggcgggaggcagGGCGggattttgctagtcggggcaGGACTCCCGCCCCTAGATCCGCCCCGTTTACATCCCTAgtgagaacaaaaaatataaaaaaaatataaccagcTCTGAACCTGTCCTGATTTATCAATAAAATAGAGCGGAAGGTGAGAGACCCTTCATATTTTTTCAGATCCGCTAAAAAATCCACCCGTAAGTGAggataaaaaatagaataaaaattaatctaTCTGAATCTGCGCGGGTCATCACAACCTAATAAGTGTCCAAATTGGACTAGCCTGGTTATTTTTTGTGCCCTAAACATATTAAAGTTTTggtaatcaaataaattatgtcacATTTCATATGACTCAATAtgatttacataaaattatttattactcGGGCCGGGCCACATTCGGCCCCAATGGTGGCAAAGAGAACCCAATTCTTGTCGTTTATTGGGCCGCCCAATTGATCCGATTGTCCGAACCGACCGGTTCTATATTGGGACATGTTCGAGATTGTCGAGAGATTCTGTTACGTATAGTGAAATAGTATGataagaaaatattatatttgtttcGATACGTAATGTCACGTTTCGTGTATATCGTAAtgagtatatatttttatcgaaAACACAaaagtatatttctatatgtttttcGTCCCAACTTTAGTTTTTGTATTCTCGTCAGATCGGACTCAGTACCAAATGAGCCCTAAGAGACTCGGCTCGAACCTTTTCGATGCCAACCCATTATTGTGAAGGTCCGACCCAGTCAAAAATTCTTCAATGGGCTTCATTTGGGCccagttaataaaaaaaaaaaatgctacattTCTACATTCTAAACTTtggagaaataaataataatatggaGCAGGTGAACACTCCAATTAAGAGTTGACACAATTAGACCATTAAATTATGTTACATTGatgcatggttttattttttttttatcctattcCTAAGTTGTTTTgtactaaataattttatatagtaaTCATAAGAGACTTGCAACTAATTAATAATGGAATTAGTAACCTAATCCTTATACTTACGTATGCACTCTACACTTTTTAATGTTGTTAAGTGTTAGTTTTGTCTCAATCTAATAgcttgttgaattttttttttaatagaaaaacctaaaaaataattttaaactttagagAAAaggattataatttttgaatagacATAAAAATGACAGGTGATGAGCGAATTGAGACTTCTCAACGAGGCATCATTGGAAGTGAGCTTCccactaaatttttattttggggaaaacttcaaatacccccatgtggtttcccagtttcttactttagtaccttgtggtttaaagtgtatcaagttaatactctgtggtttcacactttctcactttagtgccctgtggtttctcactttagtgccctgtggtttaaagtgtatcaagttagtactctgtggttttatttttttctttttattatctatttcggggtatttttttcgttaaattagtgataaagttaaaactaaagagtactaaaatgaatattcgataaacctaggtagggtatctgaagtttttttgtatataatttaacgaaatattaaaccacagggtactaaatttagaaaatgcgaaatcacagggtactaacctGATATACACTTtcaaccacagaatactaaagttagaaagtacaaaaccacatggtactaacttggtacactttaaactatatggtactaaaatgagaaagtgcgaaactacggggggtatttgaagttttccccttttttttttttttttttcaactatgCAGTAGATTCAAAAACTctaaataaagaatttttttttactttaagcTTTAGatacttttacttttattcattttaatcCATGTTAGGACAAGGTAACAGCTCATTATCATATTAACAGTAATAATAAATCTTCTAAGATCATTATTATTAGCCCTTAGTACACTTTTTATATGGTTCAACCCATGGCCCATGGggattcaaaatatatataaatggttCAACCAATGGGGATTCAAATCCAGCATGCTACACAAACCAGGTGGCCATTGATTCCTGGTTTTGGCTTCTGGGATAAGCTGTTTCCAATTGAATATCTAGGCTTAGTTTAGTATTGAGGTTTATTTGATGCTGTTAGATAAAATtgagttagaaaaaaaatatataggaatatgtttCTACGTTCTCCGATTGGACCGcagaatatatattatagtcgATTTATTGCAATATGcgaaacacaatattacgtaccgaaacaaatatgatatttttccaTCGTTTATTTCGCGAAGCCCTGCTATAACTAATCCTACCCCACAACCAATACAAAAAATGGAAACAGGGAACAAACTTAACACAACCCTGGTTTCATAAAGAGCCGCAGTATgggaataaagaaaaaaaaaagttgaccaAAACAAAGACTCTCTCTCTTGGGGTGTATAAATAGATGTGTCAATTGCTTGACATTCCACAACTTGGAAAAAGCACTTTTAAGGAGAAGTGATTTGGTTTGAGAGAAACATtgaagagaggaggagagaagatGGCAAGCACAGCTGggaaagtgataaaatgcagagGTTAGTAATCCCTCATGATTCAATCATATCCCCCATTCCCTCAATTAGATTTGTTAAGATCATTAGATTTGTTTAAAAAGTTCTATGTGGATTTTTCCTCTTCTTAATTGTTTAGAGAGTAAAGTAAATTTTccatgtttcttttctttttttatggcAATGGTTGGTTATTTTGGGttttttaaagtgtatcaagtgtcctgtgattttatttttatcttttctttttttttgttagcttttgtattaatattttgttaaattatatacaaaaaatttcagatatcccacttagatttatcaaatattcactttagtaccctttagtcttaattttgtcactgatttaacgaaaaaaaatagtaaaatcgataatgaaaagataaaaatgaaacaacatgtcactaaattgatacattttaaaccacagtgtactaaagtgagagCGTATGAAACCACcgagatggtatttgaagttttttctttttaaatgctATCTGTACATTCAAAAGTAgggtataattttttttttttttttttttttgggatctTTAGTATTAAAGAAGTATAGCATTTCTCAGTGCCTTCCATATTGTTCTTATTGAATGTTATGGGTTGTGAATAATGTAATGAATATTAGATTATAGAAAACAATCGTTGATCTTCATAAGGTTAAGTTGTCAGAGAActgtgtttttaatatttatattcaacatttttTCTCGCGTCTGGACTAGGAATTTTTTGATAAactcaaaatatgaatttgaaataaatgatagaaaattaaatgagactAGTGGTCCAACGGGACTTAAATAAATGCGGAGACACTAAGATGTTTGGTTTCTCAGAAAATCGTggaaaactataaatttttttttcctgaaaaacACCTTTTCCATAGTTTTTCTTTTGCAGATAAAAATTCCGAAAACCAAAAACTCTATCATTccataaaatttggaaagaaaaaatttttctaagaaAACTACTTTTTCTTAGGAACCAAACGGACgcaaaatacttcttttttcAGCCCGAAACTATTTTCTGAGATAATTTCCGaagaaccaaacaccccctaataAGTGACTAGAATCCATTTTGAAATATGTACCTGaacttcaaaagttttgatttcGCTATCTAATGATTAGGATTTACTGGTGCTTGTATTTGATACAGCACCTGATGGAAAGTTACTGAACCAAAATTACTCCAAAAGAGTTAACATTTGAGATCACAAGTTTTAATGTTCAGATACTCATTTCAAAACGCGCTATGCGATTATCCGACTGAGAGAAGCTGATATACTGATCTTGTAACATGGAGGATTCATTTTTCCTTTGCTTTTTGCGGATTAAATGTCAATGCATGTAAATTACTTCAAAGGAGTAAACATTTGAGATCGAAAGTTTTAATGTTCAGATGCTCATTTCAAAGTGCGCTATAGAGATCGCGCGATGTTCATGCGATTATTCGAATGAGAGGAGCTGATATACTGATCTTGTAACATGGAGGATTCATTTTTCCTTTGCTTTTTGCGGATTAAATGTCAATGCATGTAAATTACTTTAAAAGAGTAAACATTTGAGATCAAAAGTTTTAATGTTCAGATGCTCATTTCAAAGCGCGCTATAGAGATCGCGCGATGTTTATGTGATTATTCGAATGAGAGGAGCTGATATACTGATCTTGTAACATGGAGGATTAATTTTTCCTTTGCTTTTTGCGGATTAAATGTCAATGCATGTAAATTACTTTAAAAGACTAAACATTTGAGATCAAAAGTTTTAATGTTCAGATACTCATTTCAAAGCGCGCTACAGAGATCGCGCGATGTTTATGTGATTATTCGAATGAGAGGACCTGATATACTGATCTTGTAACATGGAGGATTCATTTTTCCTTTGCGTTTTGCGGATTAAATGTCAATGCATGTAATATCTGCTTCGTCGATACAGCTGCGGTTGCGTGGGAGGCGGGGAAGCCGTTGGTGATCGAGGAAGTCGAGGTGGCGCCTCCTCAGGCGATGGAGGTTCGGCTGAAGATCCTCTACACTTCCCTTTGCCACACCGATGTCTACTTCTGGGAAGctaaggtatatatatatattcatattgcGAAAGTCCATAACTAGTTCTGTTTTTCTTGTGCAGCAGCGAAACCATTTCGCTGAAAATGCGCACAATTTTTTATGTTCTGAATCAGCTCGATGACTGACATGTCAGAAATTACCACAATCTTGCAGGGTCAGACTCCTGTTTTTCCTCGGATTTTCGGCCATGAAGCCGGAGGGTATGCCATCGAATTCGACACATCATGTTTAATTGTTTGTAATGTTTAGTTTGATATAATCTTAATGCATAATTCTAGTCATCTACTGTGTaaaatctttcttcttcttcttttttctttttgttcggCGCCTTCTCAGCGTTGTAGAGAGTGTAGGCGAGGGCGTGACCGATCTAGCACCGGGAGACCACGTCCTCCCTGTGTTCACCGGCGAGTGCAAGGAATGCGCTCACTGCAGGTCCGAGGAGAGCAACATGTGCGACCTTCTGCGGATCAACACCGACAGGGGAGTGATGATCAGCGATGGCAAGACGAGGTTTTCGATCAACGGAAAGCCGATATATCACTTCGTCGGGACCTCCACATTCAGCGAGTACACTGTCGTCCATGTCGGATGCGTGGCCAAGATCAATCCTCTGGCACCGCTCGATAAAGTCTGCGTTCTGAGCTGCGGCATTTCAACAGGTAAGGATGTGTTTCGTAACTTGATACTTAACATGGTAAGGACTAACACTGTGGTTGTGCCAGAAAAACTAATAGTGAATCAAACGGCAGAAACAAATTTGAACGTATCAGAACTTGAACAGAAAATCCCTTCAATGTATTGTGCTCAAAACTTTTTGTTATTCAACTAAATCACTTTGATGTTTCTTTAGGTCTCGGTGCGACTCTTAATGTTGCCAAACCACGAAAGGGTTCGACGGTGGCGATTTTCGGTTTGGGAGC
It includes:
- the LOC109705949 gene encoding alcohol dehydrogenase 3 produces the protein MASTAGKVIKCRAAVAWEAGKPLVIEEVEVAPPQAMEVRLKILYTSLCHTDVYFWEAKGQTPVFPRIFGHEAGGVVESVGEGVTDLAPGDHVLPVFTGECKECAHCRSEESNMCDLLRINTDRGVMISDGKTRFSINGKPIYHFVGTSTFSEYTVVHVGCVAKINPLAPLDKVCVLSCGISTGLGATLNVAKPRKGSTVAIFGLGAVGLSAAEGARLAGASRIIGVDLNSRRFEEAKKFGVTDFVNPSEYNKPVQEVLAEMTNGGVDRSVECTGNINAMISAFECVHDGWGVAVLVGVPHKDAVFKTPPVNFLNEKTLKGTFFGNYKPRSDLPSVVEKYMNKELELEKFITHTVSFSEINKAFEYMLTGEGLRCIIRMAD